Proteins encoded by one window of Lactobacillus paragasseri:
- a CDS encoding GntR family transcriptional regulator has protein sequence MTDLVYRSVMRDIKQKILNNEYEDMRLPDERSLSDYYHVSRSSMKRALGLLAQQGIVFKKRGSGTFINPLYLKNQALFKYEGSNLGITDSFSVPGKKQSIELLDYQVIKADEDLRQDLFLKESDFVYQIKRLRLLDDQPFLIETGFIPIKITPELNPDILKGSLFNYLEDTQNKTVTRSFLTITVEPSTLEDQSKLMLAPNEPVGVMEGIFFLDDGTPFEVSNMRIHYKYMKYNTFVNLSQE, from the coding sequence ATGACTGATTTAGTCTATCGCTCAGTAATGCGCGATATTAAACAAAAAATACTTAATAATGAATATGAAGATATGCGCTTACCAGATGAGCGGAGTTTAAGCGACTATTACCATGTAAGTCGTTCATCAATGAAGCGAGCTTTGGGATTACTTGCACAGCAAGGAATAGTCTTCAAAAAAAGAGGTAGTGGAACTTTTATTAATCCTCTTTACTTAAAGAATCAAGCTCTCTTTAAATATGAAGGATCAAATTTGGGTATTACTGACTCTTTTAGTGTTCCTGGTAAAAAGCAAAGTATTGAGCTATTAGACTATCAAGTAATTAAAGCTGATGAAGATTTAAGACAAGATCTCTTTTTAAAAGAATCAGACTTTGTTTATCAAATTAAGCGATTACGTTTATTAGATGATCAACCATTTTTGATTGAAACAGGCTTTATTCCAATTAAGATTACGCCAGAATTAAATCCAGATATTTTAAAAGGATCTCTGTTTAATTATTTAGAAGATACGCAAAATAAAACTGTAACGCGGTCATTCTTAACGATTACAGTTGAACCTTCAACATTAGAAGATCAATCTAAGTTAATGCTGGCTCCTAATGAACCAGTTGGCGTGATGGAAGGTATTTTCTTTTTAGATGACGGAACGCCATTTGAAGTTTCAAATATGCGAATTCACTATAAATATATGAAATACAATACTTTTGTTAACTTAAGTCAAGAATAA
- a CDS encoding bacteriocin immunity protein — protein MLENTITKQNEVVITLKDLYASFNKVQINAYLPLEKAILKVIAKAENHDDAAAWSNKLVMFLQSQIALKQIPITKEQDALINSLSEQCKNTNLNYVYLAPINDSLQFD, from the coding sequence ATGTTAGAAAATACTATTACTAAACAAAATGAAGTTGTCATAACGTTAAAGGACTTATATGCTAGTTTTAATAAAGTACAAATTAACGCATATCTTCCTCTTGAAAAAGCAATTTTAAAGGTTATAGCAAAAGCGGAAAATCATGATGACGCAGCTGCTTGGAGTAATAAGTTAGTTATGTTTTTACAATCTCAAATAGCGCTAAAACAAATTCCAATCACTAAGGAACAAGATGCTTTAATTAATTCTCTCAGTGAACAATGCAAAAATACTAACTTAAACTATGTATATCTGGCACCAATTAATGATAGTTTGCAATTTGATTAA